From a region of the Halolamina sp. CBA1230 genome:
- a CDS encoding PGF-CTERM-anchored ABC transporter substrate-binding protein: MRTRTTLLIVLCTLLAGVAPAGAVGAEAPTTHAVDDAAFQQEAPECSYPFTATDATGTEVTVEEAPETVTTLGPSEAQTMWEIGGKEQVVGLGSNADYLAGADSRTNVSASGFGYSTEVVVGTEADLVLAANIVPPETVTALRDAGMTVYKFRAASSIEDVANKTTLVGQLTGNCEGAAETNEWMTANVETAQDVTADVDRPELLVPLGASSLAGGGTFINSMVEAAGGTNLAVEAFNSSYPYQVSDETIVELNPEMLVLQEGSEDLIDQQPYSVTTAGENDASVIVNGDYLSQPAPRSVVYTTRNLTEGFHPDAAASAEWTTRSDVSVESGTATATATATATGAVTETTEATQTTPETNTTTEAPGFGAGAAVAALGAGAALLARRD, from the coding sequence ATGCGAACGCGCACGACGCTGTTGATCGTACTGTGTACACTGCTTGCGGGCGTCGCGCCCGCCGGCGCGGTCGGCGCCGAGGCGCCGACGACCCACGCCGTCGACGACGCGGCGTTCCAGCAGGAGGCGCCGGAGTGTTCCTACCCGTTTACGGCGACCGACGCCACCGGGACCGAGGTGACCGTCGAGGAGGCGCCCGAGACGGTGACGACGCTGGGACCGAGCGAAGCCCAGACCATGTGGGAGATCGGCGGGAAGGAGCAGGTCGTCGGCCTGGGCAGTAACGCCGACTACCTCGCCGGCGCCGACAGCCGGACCAACGTCTCCGCCAGCGGCTTCGGTTACAGCACCGAGGTCGTCGTCGGCACCGAAGCGGATCTGGTGCTCGCGGCCAACATCGTCCCACCGGAGACCGTGACCGCGCTGCGGGACGCCGGGATGACGGTGTACAAGTTCCGTGCCGCCTCCTCGATCGAGGACGTGGCGAACAAGACGACGTTGGTCGGCCAGCTCACCGGCAACTGTGAGGGCGCAGCCGAGACCAACGAGTGGATGACCGCGAACGTCGAGACCGCACAGGATGTGACCGCCGACGTGGACCGCCCCGAACTGCTGGTCCCGCTGGGCGCCTCCTCGCTCGCGGGCGGGGGCACGTTCATCAACTCGATGGTCGAGGCCGCAGGCGGCACCAACCTCGCCGTCGAGGCGTTCAACAGCTCCTACCCCTACCAGGTCTCCGACGAGACCATCGTCGAACTGAACCCCGAGATGCTCGTGCTGCAGGAGGGCTCCGAGGACCTGATCGATCAGCAGCCCTACTCCGTGACGACCGCCGGCGAGAACGACGCCAGCGTGATCGTGAACGGTGACTACCTGAGCCAGCCCGCCCCGCGCTCGGTGGTGTACACCACCCGGAACCTGACTGAAGGGTTCCATCCCGACGCGGCCGCGAGCGCGGAGTGGACGACGCGGAGCGACGTGAGCGTCGAGTCCGGGACGGCGACTGCGACGGCAACGGCGACCGCGACGGGAGCGGTGACCGAGACGACCGAGGCCACGCAGACGACCCCCGAGACGAACACGACGACCGAGGCGCCCGGCTTCGGTGCGGGTGCTGCCGTCGCCGCCCTCGGTGCGGGCGCGGCGCTACTCGCCCGACGCGACTGA
- the srp19 gene encoding signal recognition particle subunit SRP19: MIENVVYPAYLDAAYSRSEGRRVPEGEAVEDPTVDEIAKAVQQVGYDAVVERDKTYSREYEQRGRVLVQGADDASKNDLVQAIAAYVAILRD, from the coding sequence ATGATCGAGAACGTCGTCTACCCCGCGTACCTCGACGCGGCGTACAGTCGCTCGGAGGGCCGGCGCGTGCCCGAGGGCGAGGCGGTCGAGGACCCCACCGTCGACGAGATCGCGAAGGCGGTCCAGCAGGTGGGGTACGACGCGGTCGTCGAGCGGGACAAAACCTACTCCCGGGAGTACGAACAGCGCGGACGCGTGCTCGTCCAGGGCGCCGACGACGCGTCGAAGAACGATCTCGTGCAGGCGATCGCGGCGTACGTCGCGATCCTGCGGGACTGA
- a CDS encoding H/ACA ribonucleoprotein complex subunit GAR1 codes for MERVGTVSRTAQGLAIARCPDADHPPIGRTVVDESLDTVGRVVDVFGPVDQPYVAVTPNDRSGLAALVGQKLYAR; via the coding sequence ATGGAGCGAGTCGGTACGGTCTCCCGGACCGCACAGGGGCTCGCGATCGCGCGCTGTCCGGACGCTGACCATCCCCCGATCGGCCGCACGGTCGTCGACGAGAGCCTCGACACGGTCGGGCGCGTCGTCGACGTGTTCGGTCCCGTCGACCAGCCGTACGTCGCCGTGACGCCGAACGACCGCTCGGGGCTGGCCGCGCTCGTGGGCCAGAAGCTGTACGCCCGCTGA